A single region of the Chelonoidis abingdonii isolate Lonesome George chromosome 23, CheloAbing_2.0, whole genome shotgun sequence genome encodes:
- the SDHB gene encoding succinate dehydrogenase [ubiquinone] iron-sulfur subunit, mitochondrial, translating into MAAAVVGVSLKRSVAGVTLWAAAGQACRGAQTAAAAAPNCQVGAPRIKTFAIYRWDPDKPGDKPHMQTYEIDLNKCGPMVLDALIKIKNEMDSTLTFRRSCREGICGSCAMNINGGNTLACTKRIDTDLSKVSKIYPLPHMYVVKDLVPDLSNFYAQYKAIEPYLKKRDESNQGKEQYLQSIEDREKLDGLYECILCACCSTSCPSYWWNGDKYLGPAVLMQAYRWMVDSRDDFTEERLAQLEDPFSLYRCHTILNCTKTCPKGLNPGKAIAEIKKMMATYKEKAVSA; encoded by the exons ATGGCGGCGGCTGTGGTCGGAGTCTCCTTGAAGCGCAGCGTCGCCGGGGTGACCCTGTGGGCGGCCGCGGGGCAG GCCTGCCGTGGAGCacagacagcagctgcagcagcacctaaTTGTCAAGTGGGAGCACCACGTATCAAGACATTTGCTATCTACAGATGGGATCCCGACAAGCCTGGGGACAAGCCGCACATGCAGACCTATGAAATTGATCTGAATAA GTGTGGGCCTATGGTACTTGATGCTCTGATCAAGATAAAAAATGAGATGGACTCCACTCTGACCTTCCGCAGATCATGTAGGGAAG GCATTTGTGGCTCCTGTGCTATGAACATTAATGGTGGGAACACCCTGGCCTGTACCAAAAGAATCGACACAGACCTTAGCAAGGTCTCCAAAATCTACCCTCTCCCCCACATGTATGTGGTAAAGGATCTCGTTCCG GACCTGAGTAACTTCTATGCTCAGTACAAAGCCATTGAGCCTTACCTGAAGAAGAGGGATGAATCGAATCAGGGCAAAGAGCAGTATCTGCAGTCCATAGAAGATCGTGAGAAACTG GACGGGCTCTATGAGTGCATTCTGTGTGCCTGCTGCAGTACCAGCTGCCCCAGTTACTGGTGGAATGGAGACAAATACCTGGGCCCTGCGGTGCTTATGCAG GCATATCGCTGGATGGTTGACTCCAGAGATGACTTCACAGAAGAACGTCTGGCACAGCTTGAGGACCCATTTTCCCTCTACCGCTGTCATACCATCCTGAACTGCACAAAAACTTGTCCCAAG